The Carassius gibelio isolate Cgi1373 ecotype wild population from Czech Republic chromosome B9, carGib1.2-hapl.c, whole genome shotgun sequence genome includes a region encoding these proteins:
- the creg2 gene encoding protein CREG2, translating into MLLLHLISVLTTLRCVGESYTIRSAVSWAVAGDAAEEEELDAHSDEAPAVLVDNIGIWKPAYPSSVYRDASEKKPEQISKNEDVSSASRVFSYRMEEVNVPSSVATPPPHEETARVARYMAHHSDWGHLATVSTQEQIKGLPFGNIFSVSDGPAENSTGVPYFYVTPMDSTVTDLRSFPFASLTFSEAEGDFCRKQVYDPEDPRCARLTLTGKMVEVGPEELDFAEEAMFSRHPVMKKWPPGHDWFFMKLVLQQVCLQDWVGGVSVIPLEEYFKATPF; encoded by the exons ATGTTGCTGCTCCATCTCATCTCGGTCCTGACGACGCTGCGGTGTGTCGGCGAGAGTTACACGATCCGGAGCGCGGTGTCGTGGGCCGTCGCCGGTGATGCTGCGGAGGAGGAAGAGCTGGACGCGCACTCCGACGAGGCGCCCGCTGTGCTCGTCGATAATATCGGGATCTGGAAACCAGCCTATCCGTCCTCTGTGTACCGGGACGCTTCAGAGAAGAAACCCGAGCAGATATCCAAAAACGAGGACGTGTCCTCCGCGTCCCGTGTGTTTTCGTACCGGATGGAAGAGGTGAATGTACCGTCTAGCGTCGCTACGCCTCCGCCGCACGAGGAGACGGCGAGAGTAGCGCGATACATGGCGCATCATAGCGACTGGGGTCACCTGGCTACCGTCTCCACACAGGAGCAG ATTAAAGGACTTCCTTTTGGAAATATTTTCTCTGTAAGCGACGGTCCGGCTGAAAACAGCACTGGCGTTCCTTATTTTTATGTGACACCGATGGACAGCACTGTAACGGATCTTCGCAGCTTCCCTTTTGCCTCTTTAACGTTTTCTGAGGCAGAAGGAGATTTCTGCAG GAAGCAGGTTTATGACCCTGAGGACCCCAGGTGTGCTCGACTCACTTTGACTGGTAAAATGGTGGAGGTGGGACCAGAAGAGCTTGACTTTGCCGAAGAGGCCATGTTCTCCAG GCATCCTGTCATGAAGAAGTGGCCCCCTGGACATGATTGGTTTTTCATGAAGCTGGTTTTGCAGCAGGTTTGTCTGCAGGACTGGGTCGGAGGAGTCTCTGTCATTCCACTTGAGGAGTATTTCAAAGCAACgcctttctga
- the LOC127965612 gene encoding uncharacterized protein LOC127965612 isoform X1 → MSLFLPFQTSSQLISPRPVSPAPATLSPLAPGSVDFSTPPQFTSLLDNSAARHRMSLKPKNQRASAKNRRVTTSAGSRARSESLNSLDRPLTTMEKETLVKEIPRARSYSTQVLRGERLTTSQIKSPVPVSPLMSLQTSGDSRQVSAEPEIERNILSTSPPNPSLRETTPAASSVAKPPIPVVPIDLKGKGEVSEMFSSTKLLKNTQSNIVSTVSPFVRPNVTTTPELSAVKDEKSNAVLIQTKMDKNNVQNAVNIEKNLASAHASTSVICGVNLRPSSLRRNIPSTEDKHESRTLQPVSTVSTFTHEDHTQTESIKRQRTVSGSFHFNVSSDKSQERPRTASFTGVVGQAGLRKEPPTPAKPPLNIKIERQVSSQVEKTIKGLSANLQISKKEDKTDTSPVIPTKFTDLAKSRPRDPDVEESQNNEKQEIGVEATEEGVQEVEVGEEALEDVMEDVTEGKDREATNAFGVKLRSTSLSLKFRLDKAQSEDKEKHHSASISPPASQSDSTSCVQPEDQCTGIGSTKVHEKLKETPLQTDASATSVHSYGSPPKSFCRDKERAGVLRQAEPPQPSSSASKSSKIVPSSAKEGTGLSPEETTAVSFQENPPTSTASEVSWMEMAREKTRSLQQLFTSRLPEFPSLQSRPMTFTTTQPQTQTSTSQANPRITQNISSQPSTTQPLLKPTETKPLPSAHYSGKSTQSASQLMQTQTRTTTNQPSANSNQTQIDSTREVQFQSMTQMFNSTTNPTQPTVTNTLNVQSTAVNTAKQPSQALAPQTPPIEPSSPMRASSQTPTQAILRPTAPPGYPYLSSSPKLISQQFANIVSKDQPQNEGGEHSVISGKADMASASQGLGSRPEDGRPVWAAGLGNTNSLLQRWENQTIAATKTGESKSTAESQTTSQSTAPHRPIAKLSGTGFDSSLSMQASVSPILMRSTDREDKLQQEDQPSSSPSSSSPLQSVRDTAQPSWMELAKRKSLAWSDKTMD, encoded by the exons ATGTCCCTTTTCCTTCCCTTCCAGACCTCTTCACAGCTGATTTCTCCTCGGCCGGTCAGCCCAGCACCTGCAACCCTTTCCCCACTTGCCCCTGGCTCGGTGGACTTCAGCACTCCTCCACAATTCACTTCCCTCCTGGACAACTCTGCTGCCCGTCACCGTATGTCCCTCAAACCTAAGAACCAAAGAGCCAGTGCCAAGAACAGGAGGGTGACCACTTCG GCTGGAAGCAGAGCGCGATCTGAGAGTTTGAACAGTCTGGACCGACCGCTGACTACTATGGAGAAAGAGACTCTCGTAAAAGAGATACCTCGCGCTCGCTCGTATTCCACACAGGTGTTACGAGGAGAGAGGCTTACGACTTCACAAATCAAGAGTCCAGTTCCAGTTTCACCTTTAATGTCTCTTCAGACTTCTGGAGATAGTAGACAAGTTTCTGCTGAACCTGAGATTGAGAGAAACATCCTGTCCACATCACCTCCAAACCCTAGCCTACGTGAAACAACTCCAGCTGCGTCATCAGTAGCCAAACCACCGATCCCAGTGGTGCCAATTGACTTAAAGGGAAAAGGAGAAGTGAGTGAGATGTTCAGTAGCACCAAACTACTCAAGAACACCCAAAGTAACATTGTGTCAACTGTAAGCCCATTTGTAAGACCAAATGTAACTACCACACCAGAATTAAGTGCTGTAAAAGATGAGAAGTCTAATGCTGTGCTAATTCAAACCAAGATGGATAAAAACAATGTTCAGAATGCAGTAAATATAGAGAAAAACCTAGCCTCTGCTCATGCTTCAACCAGTGTGATTTGTGGAGTAAATCTGAGACCATCATCTCTGAGAAGAAATATACCTTCCACAGAAGACAAACATGAGTCCAGGACCCTTCAGCCAGTCAGCACAGTGTCAACTTTTACTCATGAAGATCACACTCAAACAGAATCTATAAAACGCCAAAGAACCGTGTCTGGATCGTTCCACTTTAATGTCTCCTCAGACAAGAGTCAAGAGCGGCCGAGGACTGCAAGCTTCACTGGAGTAGTTGGACAAGCTGGACTGAGAAAGGAACCTCCAACTCCTGCCAAACCTCCTTTAAATATCAAGATAGAGCGGCAAGTAAGTTCACAAGTTGAGAAAACAATAAAAGGCCTGTCTGCTAACTTACAAATTTCAAAGAAAGAAGACAAAACGGACACTTCTCCAGTGATACCAACGAAGTTCACTGATCTAGCAAAGAGCCGTCCTCGGGACCCGGATGTGGAGGAGAGTCAGAACAACGAGAAGCAGGAGATTGGGGTAGAGGCTACTGAAGAAGGTGTACAGGAGGTGGAGGTGGGAGAAGAGGCATTAGAGGATGTGATGGAAGATGTGACTGAGGGAAAAGATAGAGAGGCTACAAATGCATTTGGAGTGAAGCTTCGCTCTACCTCTCTTTCGCTGAAGTTTCGCTTGGACAAAGCTCAATCTGAAGACAAAGAAAAACACCACAGTGCATCGATTTCACCTCCAGCCTCACAATCTGATTCAACCAGCTGTGTGCAACCTGAAGACCAATGCACTGGCATTGGGTCTACTAAAGTCCACGAGAAACTCAAAGAAACTCCTCTCCAAACTGATGCGTCCGCAACCTCGGTTCATTCCTACGGTTCGCCACCTAAGAGTTTCTGTAGAGACAAAGAGAGAGCTGGCGTCCTCAGACAGGCTG AACCTCCTCAGCCCTCATCATCAGCCAGCAAATCTAGTAAGATTGTACCTTCATCAGCTAAAGAAGGTACAGGGTTGTCCCCAGAAGAGACTACAGCTGTATCCTTTCAGGAGAACCCGCCAACCTCTACTGCTTCTGAGGTGTCCTGGATGGAGATGGCCAGAGAGAAAACCAGAAGTCTCCAACAGCTCTTTACCAGCAGGCTGCCTGAGTTTCCTAGCTTGCAGTCTCGACCAATGACCTTCACTACAACACAACCACAAACCCAAACATCCACTTCACAAGCCAACCCAAGAATCACACAGAACATTTCAAGCCAGCCTTCGACTACACAACCTCTTTTGAAACCTACAGAAACAAAACCGCTGCCATCAGCACATTATTCTGGAAAATCCACACAATCTGCCTCTCAGCTTATGCAAACTCAGACTAGAACAACAACAAACCAACCTTCAGCAAATTCAAATCAGACTCAGATTGACAGTACCAGAGAAGTCCAGTTTCAGTCCATGACTCAAATGTTTAATTCAACAACAAATCCAACCCAGCCTACAGTTACAAACACATTGAATGTGCAATCCACTGCTGTAAACACAGCAAAACAGCCATCACAAGCATTGGCACCACAGACACCACCCATCGAGCCATCATCACCAATGCGAGCATCATCACAGACCCCCACACAAGCTATACTGCGTCCCACAGCACCCCCAGGTTACCCATATCTGTCATCAAGCCCAAAGTTAATATCCCAACAGTTTGCCAATATTGTCTCAAAGGATCAGCCTCAGAATGAGGGTGGAGAGCACAGTGTAATTTCAGGGAAAGCTGACATGGCGTCTGCGTCTCAGGGGTTAGGGTCCAGGCCTGAAGATGGCAGACCAGTGTGGGCAGCAGGGTTAGGAAACACAAACTCACTCTTACAGCGCTGGGAGAACCAAACAATTGCTGCAACCaag ACAGGTGAGTCAAAGTCCACAGCAGAGTCCCAAACAACATCTCAATCTACAGCTCCTCACAGACCGATCGCAAAGCTCTCAGGCACAGGGTTCGACTCAAGTTTGTCAATGC AAGCATCAGTCTCTCCTATTCTCATGAGGTCAACAGACAGAGAGGATAAATTGCAGCAGGAAGATCAAccttcatcatcaccatcatcgtCATCTCCTCTACAGTCTGTCCGTGACACTGCCCAACCATCCTGGATGGAGCTGGCCAAGAGGAAATCCCTGGCATGGAGTGATAAGACTATGGACTAA
- the LOC127965612 gene encoding uncharacterized protein LOC127965612 isoform X2 produces the protein MSLKPKNQRASAKNRRVTTSAGSRARSESLNSLDRPLTTMEKETLVKEIPRARSYSTQVLRGERLTTSQIKSPVPVSPLMSLQTSGDSRQVSAEPEIERNILSTSPPNPSLRETTPAASSVAKPPIPVVPIDLKGKGEVSEMFSSTKLLKNTQSNIVSTVSPFVRPNVTTTPELSAVKDEKSNAVLIQTKMDKNNVQNAVNIEKNLASAHASTSVICGVNLRPSSLRRNIPSTEDKHESRTLQPVSTVSTFTHEDHTQTESIKRQRTVSGSFHFNVSSDKSQERPRTASFTGVVGQAGLRKEPPTPAKPPLNIKIERQVSSQVEKTIKGLSANLQISKKEDKTDTSPVIPTKFTDLAKSRPRDPDVEESQNNEKQEIGVEATEEGVQEVEVGEEALEDVMEDVTEGKDREATNAFGVKLRSTSLSLKFRLDKAQSEDKEKHHSASISPPASQSDSTSCVQPEDQCTGIGSTKVHEKLKETPLQTDASATSVHSYGSPPKSFCRDKERAGVLRQAEPPQPSSSASKSSKIVPSSAKEGTGLSPEETTAVSFQENPPTSTASEVSWMEMAREKTRSLQQLFTSRLPEFPSLQSRPMTFTTTQPQTQTSTSQANPRITQNISSQPSTTQPLLKPTETKPLPSAHYSGKSTQSASQLMQTQTRTTTNQPSANSNQTQIDSTREVQFQSMTQMFNSTTNPTQPTVTNTLNVQSTAVNTAKQPSQALAPQTPPIEPSSPMRASSQTPTQAILRPTAPPGYPYLSSSPKLISQQFANIVSKDQPQNEGGEHSVISGKADMASASQGLGSRPEDGRPVWAAGLGNTNSLLQRWENQTIAATKTGESKSTAESQTTSQSTAPHRPIAKLSGTGFDSSLSMQASVSPILMRSTDREDKLQQEDQPSSSPSSSSPLQSVRDTAQPSWMELAKRKSLAWSDKTMD, from the exons ATGTCCCTCAAACCTAAGAACCAAAGAGCCAGTGCCAAGAACAGGAGGGTGACCACTTCG GCTGGAAGCAGAGCGCGATCTGAGAGTTTGAACAGTCTGGACCGACCGCTGACTACTATGGAGAAAGAGACTCTCGTAAAAGAGATACCTCGCGCTCGCTCGTATTCCACACAGGTGTTACGAGGAGAGAGGCTTACGACTTCACAAATCAAGAGTCCAGTTCCAGTTTCACCTTTAATGTCTCTTCAGACTTCTGGAGATAGTAGACAAGTTTCTGCTGAACCTGAGATTGAGAGAAACATCCTGTCCACATCACCTCCAAACCCTAGCCTACGTGAAACAACTCCAGCTGCGTCATCAGTAGCCAAACCACCGATCCCAGTGGTGCCAATTGACTTAAAGGGAAAAGGAGAAGTGAGTGAGATGTTCAGTAGCACCAAACTACTCAAGAACACCCAAAGTAACATTGTGTCAACTGTAAGCCCATTTGTAAGACCAAATGTAACTACCACACCAGAATTAAGTGCTGTAAAAGATGAGAAGTCTAATGCTGTGCTAATTCAAACCAAGATGGATAAAAACAATGTTCAGAATGCAGTAAATATAGAGAAAAACCTAGCCTCTGCTCATGCTTCAACCAGTGTGATTTGTGGAGTAAATCTGAGACCATCATCTCTGAGAAGAAATATACCTTCCACAGAAGACAAACATGAGTCCAGGACCCTTCAGCCAGTCAGCACAGTGTCAACTTTTACTCATGAAGATCACACTCAAACAGAATCTATAAAACGCCAAAGAACCGTGTCTGGATCGTTCCACTTTAATGTCTCCTCAGACAAGAGTCAAGAGCGGCCGAGGACTGCAAGCTTCACTGGAGTAGTTGGACAAGCTGGACTGAGAAAGGAACCTCCAACTCCTGCCAAACCTCCTTTAAATATCAAGATAGAGCGGCAAGTAAGTTCACAAGTTGAGAAAACAATAAAAGGCCTGTCTGCTAACTTACAAATTTCAAAGAAAGAAGACAAAACGGACACTTCTCCAGTGATACCAACGAAGTTCACTGATCTAGCAAAGAGCCGTCCTCGGGACCCGGATGTGGAGGAGAGTCAGAACAACGAGAAGCAGGAGATTGGGGTAGAGGCTACTGAAGAAGGTGTACAGGAGGTGGAGGTGGGAGAAGAGGCATTAGAGGATGTGATGGAAGATGTGACTGAGGGAAAAGATAGAGAGGCTACAAATGCATTTGGAGTGAAGCTTCGCTCTACCTCTCTTTCGCTGAAGTTTCGCTTGGACAAAGCTCAATCTGAAGACAAAGAAAAACACCACAGTGCATCGATTTCACCTCCAGCCTCACAATCTGATTCAACCAGCTGTGTGCAACCTGAAGACCAATGCACTGGCATTGGGTCTACTAAAGTCCACGAGAAACTCAAAGAAACTCCTCTCCAAACTGATGCGTCCGCAACCTCGGTTCATTCCTACGGTTCGCCACCTAAGAGTTTCTGTAGAGACAAAGAGAGAGCTGGCGTCCTCAGACAGGCTG AACCTCCTCAGCCCTCATCATCAGCCAGCAAATCTAGTAAGATTGTACCTTCATCAGCTAAAGAAGGTACAGGGTTGTCCCCAGAAGAGACTACAGCTGTATCCTTTCAGGAGAACCCGCCAACCTCTACTGCTTCTGAGGTGTCCTGGATGGAGATGGCCAGAGAGAAAACCAGAAGTCTCCAACAGCTCTTTACCAGCAGGCTGCCTGAGTTTCCTAGCTTGCAGTCTCGACCAATGACCTTCACTACAACACAACCACAAACCCAAACATCCACTTCACAAGCCAACCCAAGAATCACACAGAACATTTCAAGCCAGCCTTCGACTACACAACCTCTTTTGAAACCTACAGAAACAAAACCGCTGCCATCAGCACATTATTCTGGAAAATCCACACAATCTGCCTCTCAGCTTATGCAAACTCAGACTAGAACAACAACAAACCAACCTTCAGCAAATTCAAATCAGACTCAGATTGACAGTACCAGAGAAGTCCAGTTTCAGTCCATGACTCAAATGTTTAATTCAACAACAAATCCAACCCAGCCTACAGTTACAAACACATTGAATGTGCAATCCACTGCTGTAAACACAGCAAAACAGCCATCACAAGCATTGGCACCACAGACACCACCCATCGAGCCATCATCACCAATGCGAGCATCATCACAGACCCCCACACAAGCTATACTGCGTCCCACAGCACCCCCAGGTTACCCATATCTGTCATCAAGCCCAAAGTTAATATCCCAACAGTTTGCCAATATTGTCTCAAAGGATCAGCCTCAGAATGAGGGTGGAGAGCACAGTGTAATTTCAGGGAAAGCTGACATGGCGTCTGCGTCTCAGGGGTTAGGGTCCAGGCCTGAAGATGGCAGACCAGTGTGGGCAGCAGGGTTAGGAAACACAAACTCACTCTTACAGCGCTGGGAGAACCAAACAATTGCTGCAACCaag ACAGGTGAGTCAAAGTCCACAGCAGAGTCCCAAACAACATCTCAATCTACAGCTCCTCACAGACCGATCGCAAAGCTCTCAGGCACAGGGTTCGACTCAAGTTTGTCAATGC AAGCATCAGTCTCTCCTATTCTCATGAGGTCAACAGACAGAGAGGATAAATTGCAGCAGGAAGATCAAccttcatcatcaccatcatcgtCATCTCCTCTACAGTCTGTCCGTGACACTGCCCAACCATCCTGGATGGAGCTGGCCAAGAGGAAATCCCTGGCATGGAGTGATAAGACTATGGACTAA